In one window of Candidatus Binatia bacterium DNA:
- a CDS encoding CoA transferase, with translation MSNELPLAGIRVLDLGTRIAAPFAATLLAEFGAEVIKVELPGSGDFLRQIGPFEGDYSLWWAVDNRCKKSITLDLRKAEGRELFLRLVPHTDVIVENFQPGTLERWGLDFLTLRERNPRLILARVSVYGQTGPYRDRPGLDRIGIAFGGLLYLTGYPEHPPVRPGILVADYLTGVFNAFGILLALFHRERGGPGQWIDLALYESVFRVLEYTAAAYDRLGLVREREGNRLRNSAPLDNWQTKDGQFICIVAAGDVLFRRLAQAMGQPELVNDPRFATLQDRAAHAEEIHAIVAQWVGQHTATEIEEILVAAEVPVSRVYSIADIFADPHYRARGSLTAVEDSVVGTIRMQGVYPRLSETPGRITRGAPRLGEHNNEIYGGLLGLSSEEQEQLRKLGVI, from the coding sequence GTGAGCAACGAGCTTCCGCTAGCAGGGATTCGAGTTCTCGACCTCGGCACCCGCATTGCCGCGCCATTTGCAGCAACGCTGCTCGCCGAGTTCGGTGCCGAGGTGATCAAGGTGGAGCTTCCAGGGAGTGGGGACTTCCTACGGCAGATTGGCCCGTTCGAGGGCGACTACTCCCTTTGGTGGGCGGTGGACAACCGCTGCAAGAAGTCGATCACGCTGGACCTGCGCAAAGCGGAGGGACGAGAGCTGTTCTTACGTTTGGTTCCTCACACCGATGTGATTGTCGAAAATTTTCAGCCTGGGACTCTAGAGAGGTGGGGGCTGGATTTTCTTACGCTACGCGAGCGCAACCCGCGCCTGATTTTGGCGCGTGTGTCGGTGTACGGACAAACGGGCCCGTATCGAGACCGGCCGGGCTTGGATCGTATCGGAATTGCCTTTGGTGGGCTCTTGTACCTCACTGGGTATCCCGAGCATCCGCCTGTGCGCCCGGGAATCCTCGTGGCCGATTATTTGACGGGAGTGTTCAATGCCTTCGGGATCCTGTTGGCCCTGTTCCACCGGGAACGTGGCGGCCCGGGGCAATGGATCGACCTTGCGCTGTACGAATCCGTATTCCGTGTTCTCGAGTACACGGCTGCTGCCTACGACCGGCTGGGCTTGGTGCGCGAGCGCGAGGGCAACCGGCTGCGGAATTCGGCTCCGCTCGACAATTGGCAGACGAAAGATGGCCAGTTCATTTGCATCGTGGCTGCGGGTGACGTGCTGTTTCGTCGCTTAGCGCAAGCGATGGGACAGCCGGAGCTGGTCAACGATCCGCGTTTTGCGACGTTACAGGATCGTGCCGCTCACGCTGAGGAAATTCATGCCATCGTGGCTCAGTGGGTGGGCCAACATACCGCGACAGAGATCGAGGAAATTTTGGTAGCGGCCGAGGTTCCGGTGTCGCGGGTTTACTCGATTGCAGACATTTTTGCCGACCCCCACTACCGTGCCCGGGGAAGCCTTACGGCGGTCGAGGATAGCGTGGTCGGCACGATTCGCATGCAGGGGGTGTACCCGCGCCTTTCGGAAACACCTGGGCGGATTACCCGGGGTGCACCTCGTTTAGGAGAACATAACAACGAGATTTACGGTGGCTTGTTGGGCCTCTCCTCAGAGGAGCAAGAACAACTGCGTAAGTTGGGGGTGATTTGA
- the rpiA gene encoding ribose-5-phosphate isomerase RpiA produces the protein MQDSDNDQILTALAERALAFVPQAGTVGLGTGRAASAFVRALGALPVERTRRLSCVATSEATAELARSVGLSLVTLADVESVDVTIDGADEVAPNLDLIKGYGGALVREKVVAATSAKLVIVATRDKLVPRLGMRGKLPVEVVPFAWPFCRRKLRELLGQEPLLRQDGNRPYVSDGENYILDCPIGPIDDPPQLELAIRAIPGVVGTGLFLGLASVVLVGDQHGVEERKR, from the coding sequence GTGCAAGACTCCGACAATGACCAAATTCTGACTGCCCTGGCGGAACGTGCCTTGGCCTTTGTTCCCCAAGCCGGAACGGTGGGGTTAGGAACTGGCCGGGCAGCTTCTGCATTCGTACGTGCTCTGGGCGCCTTGCCCGTAGAGCGAACGCGACGCCTGAGTTGCGTGGCCACCTCCGAGGCCACTGCCGAACTAGCCCGATCGGTGGGCTTGTCGCTCGTGACTTTGGCTGATGTGGAGTCGGTGGACGTGACCATCGATGGTGCCGACGAGGTGGCACCCAATCTCGACCTGATTAAGGGTTACGGAGGGGCGTTGGTCCGTGAAAAGGTGGTTGCGGCGACCTCCGCCAAGCTGGTCATTGTCGCCACACGAGACAAATTAGTGCCTCGCCTGGGCATGCGCGGAAAGTTGCCAGTAGAGGTCGTGCCGTTTGCCTGGCCGTTTTGCCGTAGGAAATTGCGGGAACTGCTCGGCCAGGAACCTTTATTGCGTCAAGACGGCAATCGACCTTACGTGAGCGACGGAGAAAACTACATTCTCGATTGTCCCATCGGACCCATCGATGATCCCCCACAGCTCGAGCTTGCGATCCGCGCCATCCCTGGCGTTGTCGGAACCGGCCTATTTCTCGGCCTCGCCAGCGTGGTTCTCGTTGGCGACCAACACGGCGTAGAGGAGCGCAAGCGGTAG
- a CDS encoding DUF2283 domain-containing protein, with translation MKLKVDQKADALYLTLSEAPAHRSEEVSPGIIVDYDDQDRVVGIEMLYLSKRAPGIDIRRLLFESVPEVA, from the coding sequence ATGAAGCTGAAAGTGGACCAGAAGGCCGATGCCCTGTATCTCACTCTGAGCGAAGCGCCCGCGCACCGTTCGGAGGAAGTTTCGCCCGGCATTATTGTCGACTACGACGATCAGGACCGCGTCGTGGGCATCGAGATGCTCTACCTATCGAAACGCGCTCCCGGGATCGACATCCGGCGGCTGTTGTTCGAATCCGTCCCCGAAGTCGCCTGA
- a CDS encoding DUF4258 domain-containing protein translates to MDYVLTEHARDALQKRRIQTVWLEKALTAPEATEVDPVDPDLEHRLARIGVPRGYCG, encoded by the coding sequence ATGGACTACGTGCTTACGGAACATGCCCGTGATGCTCTGCAGAAGCGACGCATTCAGACCGTTTGGCTGGAAAAGGCCTTGACCGCGCCGGAGGCGACCGAGGTGGACCCGGTGGACCCGGACCTGGAACATCGCCTTGCGCGCATCGGCGTTCCGCGCGGGTATTGCGGGTGA
- a CDS encoding site-specific DNA-methyltransferase, giving the protein MKYRQLYLDKTDSGVAGQYRYARLPNGKDIAIAEAHELPNYARVFQPTALHTMFAGVESCLYDFELEGKRFSLPPNRQWSTTKPNMMRLATAGRIYTSGKTPRFIRYLDDFPVASITTLWADVMGSDDKTYVVQTSSKIVERCLLMTTDPGELVFDPTCGSGTTAYVAEQWGRRWITCDTSRVAITLARQRLMTAVFDYYELAHPKEGVGSGFKYKTVPHVTLKSIANNREVDGIYARMHPAIERALADLNAALRGKPLKLKVTQGGRAGQFVDFFAPDSATFTMPGGQVVKVNELVEWEVPFEFPADWPKAAREPFEAFHAARRAMQQEMGEAIARHAPQETLCDQPYVDRKKVRVTGPFTVEAVPAPVVKSPDEILEDKPQPADASIARSGATLRQAEWRDELLKTGIRGKNGQYIRFARLEPLPGCRWLHAEGETKPNDEGADLVRETGPAYNPMRVVVSFGPEHAPLEQRQVAQAIEEAQTLVPKPKLIVFAAFQFDPEAAKDIDETNWPGVTLLKVQMNADLLTDDLKKKRASNESFWLIGQPDVQVERIAEGEDKDKLRVSVHGFDYYNTKRGQIESGGADRIAVWMLDTDYDGRSLYPRQVFFPMAGDNEGCARLARNLKAEIDEERIEAYRGTVSLPFEPGEHKRIAVKIVDDRGIESLKVIALDRQA; this is encoded by the coding sequence CTGAAGTATAGACAGCTCTATTTAGACAAAACGGATAGCGGCGTCGCAGGGCAGTACCGCTACGCCCGACTTCCAAACGGAAAGGACATCGCAATCGCTGAAGCCCACGAGCTACCAAACTACGCTCGGGTCTTCCAGCCGACCGCCCTGCACACGATGTTCGCTGGTGTGGAATCCTGCCTCTACGATTTCGAGTTGGAGGGTAAGAGGTTTTCGCTGCCGCCGAACCGTCAGTGGTCAACGACGAAACCAAACATGATGCGACTAGCGACCGCGGGGCGGATCTACACCTCCGGGAAGACCCCGCGATTCATCCGTTATCTTGACGATTTTCCAGTAGCATCGATTACGACATTGTGGGCGGATGTCATGGGCTCAGACGACAAGACTTACGTAGTGCAAACGTCATCAAAAATCGTTGAACGCTGCCTCCTCATGACCACTGACCCTGGCGAATTGGTCTTCGACCCGACCTGCGGCAGCGGCACGACCGCTTACGTGGCCGAACAGTGGGGCCGGCGCTGGATCACCTGCGACACCTCGCGCGTGGCGATCACGCTCGCGCGTCAGCGGCTGATGACCGCCGTCTTCGATTACTACGAGCTGGCGCATCCCAAAGAAGGCGTGGGCAGCGGGTTCAAGTACAAGACCGTGCCGCATGTGACGCTCAAGTCCATCGCCAACAATCGGGAGGTCGACGGCATCTATGCCCGCATGCACCCGGCGATCGAGCGGGCGCTTGCCGATCTCAATGCCGCGCTCAGGGGCAAGCCGCTCAAGCTCAAGGTCACGCAGGGCGGCCGCGCCGGGCAGTTCGTGGATTTCTTCGCGCCCGACTCGGCGACCTTCACGATGCCGGGCGGCCAGGTGGTGAAGGTCAACGAACTCGTGGAATGGGAAGTGCCCTTCGAGTTTCCCGCCGACTGGCCGAAGGCGGCGCGCGAGCCCTTCGAGGCTTTCCACGCTGCCCGGCGTGCGATGCAGCAGGAGATGGGCGAGGCCATCGCCCGCCACGCACCGCAGGAGACGCTTTGCGACCAGCCCTACGTGGACCGCAAGAAGGTGCGCGTGACCGGTCCCTTCACGGTGGAGGCGGTGCCGGCGCCGGTTGTCAAGTCGCCGGACGAGATTCTCGAGGACAAGCCCCAGCCGGCGGACGCCTCAATCGCCCGCTCCGGCGCGACGCTGCGGCAGGCCGAATGGCGCGATGAATTGCTCAAGACCGGTATCCGCGGCAAGAACGGGCAGTACATCCGCTTCGCCCGGCTGGAGCCGCTTCCCGGCTGCCGCTGGCTGCATGCCGAGGGCGAAACCAAACCCAACGACGAAGGCGCCGATTTGGTGCGCGAGACTGGGCCGGCGTACAACCCAATGCGCGTGGTCGTCTCCTTCGGCCCGGAGCACGCGCCGCTCGAGCAGCGGCAGGTGGCCCAGGCCATCGAGGAGGCGCAGACGCTGGTACCTAAGCCAAAACTCATCGTCTTCGCCGCCTTCCAGTTCGACCCGGAGGCCGCGAAAGACATCGACGAGACGAACTGGCCGGGGGTGACGCTGCTCAAGGTGCAGATGAACGCCGACCTCTTGACCGACGACCTCAAGAAGAAGCGCGCGAGCAACGAGTCCTTCTGGCTCATCGGCCAGCCGGACGTGCAGGTCGAGCGCATCGCCGAGGGCGAAGACAAGGACAAGCTCCGCGTCTCTGTGCACGGATTCGACTACTACAACACCAAGAGGGGCCAGATCGAATCGGGCGGCGCAGACAGGATCGCGGTCTGGATGCTCGATACCGACTACGACGGGCGCAGCCTCTACCCGCGGCAGGTCTTCTTCCCGATGGCCGGAGACAACGAGGGCTGCGCGCGGCTGGCAAGGAACCTCAAGGCCGAGATCGACGAAGAGCGCATCGAGGCCTACCGCGGCACGGTGTCGCTCCCCTTCGAGCCGGGCGAGCACAAGCGCATCGCGGTCAAGATCGTGGACGACCGGGGGATCGAGAGCCTGAAGGTCATCGCCTTGGATAGGCAAGCCTGA
- a CDS encoding site-specific DNA-methyltransferase gives MTPNTAPDAGQKKKRYQYDPHLDPQLVWAGKTEHTSFEVPTVSLHVHEGIDPRIIIEAVRKKNGNGGSQQLGLFEEEPREPLRQAIEFYQHKHGWTNRLIAGDSLLVMNSLLEKEGMAGKVQMIYIDPPYGIKYGSNFQPFVNKRDLKDGKDEDLTAEPEQIRAFRDTWELGIHSYLTYLRDRLLLARELLSESGSIFVQISDENVHHVRELMDEVFGAANFAGLITARKTGVLARLVLPLLLISSFGVPKIKPG, from the coding sequence GTGACGCCGAACACCGCCCCCGACGCGGGCCAAAAGAAAAAGCGCTATCAGTACGATCCCCACCTCGACCCGCAACTGGTCTGGGCCGGCAAGACCGAACACACCTCGTTCGAAGTGCCCACCGTCTCGCTGCACGTTCACGAGGGCATCGACCCGCGCATCATCATCGAAGCGGTGCGCAAGAAGAACGGCAACGGCGGCTCGCAGCAGCTCGGGCTCTTCGAGGAAGAGCCCAGGGAACCGCTGCGGCAGGCGATCGAGTTCTATCAGCACAAGCACGGCTGGACCAACCGCCTCATCGCCGGCGATTCGCTGCTGGTGATGAACTCGCTGCTGGAAAAAGAAGGCATGGCGGGCAAGGTGCAGATGATCTACATCGACCCGCCCTACGGCATCAAGTACGGCTCCAACTTCCAGCCCTTCGTCAACAAGCGCGACTTGAAAGACGGCAAGGACGAAGACCTCACCGCCGAGCCGGAGCAGATCCGCGCTTTTCGCGACACCTGGGAGCTGGGCATCCACTCCTACCTCACCTACCTGCGCGACCGGCTGCTCCTGGCGCGGGAGCTGCTCAGCGAGAGCGGCAGCATCTTCGTGCAGATCAGCGATGAGAACGTGCACCACGTGCGTGAGTTGATGGATGAGGTGTTTGGAGCAGCCAACTTCGCTGGCCTGATCACTGCCCGAAAGACGGGGGTCTTGGCTCGGCTGGTCTTACCGCTATTGCTGATTTCATCGTTTGGTGTGCCAAAGATAAAGCCCGGCTGA
- a CDS encoding acyl-CoA dehydrogenase family protein: MIEWSEQHRMIQDMMRRFIEAEVLPNLKELEHGDLPPYGIMRKLVQQFGIAEAARARYEAQKAKALRGESGSEDGPPKAGPQAAEAMAMQIIPIIELSKYCPGLVTAMGVSMGLTAGAIMSKGTWAQKDRWGLPLLTLEKIGAWAITEPGSGSDAFGGMKSTARRDGDTYILNGQKTFITNGPYADTIVFICKLDDGVTPPRDRKIVAFILDRGMEGLEQSKPLKKMGMHSSPTGELFLDNVRAGKERLLGESEDAYGGKSGAKATFGAERSGVVAMAYGIVERCIQLCTEYARTRVQFGRPIGEFQLIQLKLAKMYVARMNIRNMLFRQIELAAQGKSLSFAEASANKLYAAQATMEVTLEAVQLFGGNGYMAEFGVEQLCRDAKVLQIYGGTDEIQVSQIARSMLAGEA; encoded by the coding sequence ATGATCGAGTGGAGCGAGCAGCACCGCATGATCCAGGACATGATGCGGCGATTTATCGAGGCCGAGGTTCTTCCCAACCTCAAAGAGCTCGAGCATGGCGATTTGCCGCCTTACGGCATTATGCGCAAATTGGTGCAGCAATTCGGCATCGCGGAAGCTGCTCGGGCACGTTATGAGGCACAAAAGGCCAAGGCTCTTCGCGGGGAGAGCGGTAGCGAGGATGGCCCACCTAAGGCTGGGCCGCAAGCTGCCGAGGCCATGGCCATGCAAATCATCCCCATAATCGAGCTCAGCAAATATTGTCCAGGCTTAGTCACGGCCATGGGCGTAAGCATGGGTCTGACTGCCGGGGCGATCATGAGCAAAGGAACCTGGGCACAAAAGGATCGCTGGGGATTGCCCCTGCTCACTTTGGAGAAGATCGGGGCTTGGGCAATCACGGAACCCGGCTCCGGATCCGATGCCTTTGGTGGCATGAAGTCCACCGCGCGGCGCGATGGGGATACGTACATCCTGAACGGGCAAAAAACCTTCATCACCAACGGCCCCTATGCGGATACCATCGTGTTCATTTGCAAGCTGGACGACGGAGTCACACCGCCCCGCGATCGCAAAATTGTGGCGTTCATCCTCGACCGCGGCATGGAGGGCTTGGAACAATCGAAGCCGCTCAAGAAGATGGGTATGCACTCGTCGCCGACGGGCGAGCTGTTTCTCGACAATGTCCGCGCTGGCAAGGAACGCCTCCTGGGCGAGAGCGAAGATGCTTACGGCGGTAAAAGCGGAGCCAAAGCGACGTTTGGCGCCGAGCGTTCCGGTGTGGTGGCGATGGCGTACGGCATCGTGGAGCGCTGCATCCAACTCTGCACGGAGTACGCGCGCACACGTGTGCAATTCGGGCGGCCGATTGGCGAGTTCCAGCTCATCCAACTCAAGCTCGCCAAAATGTACGTAGCGCGGATGAACATCCGCAACATGCTCTTCCGGCAAATCGAGCTTGCCGCGCAAGGAAAGTCGCTAAGCTTTGCCGAGGCCTCAGCCAACAAACTCTACGCAGCGCAAGCGACGATGGAGGTGACCCTCGAAGCGGTGCAGCTGTTTGGCGGCAACGGCTACATGGCCGAGTTTGGTGTGGAGCAACTCTGCCGCGATGCCAAGGTCTTGCAAATTTATGGCGGCACTGACGAAATCCAAGTGTCGCAAATCGCTCGCTCAATGCTCGCCGGCGAAGCGTGA